In the Limanda limanda chromosome 10, fLimLim1.1, whole genome shotgun sequence genome, one interval contains:
- the mmgt1 gene encoding ER membrane protein complex subunit 5, translated as MASSFWKGVVGVGLFALAHAAFSAAQHRSYMRLTEKENETLPIDIVLQTLLSFVMTCYGIVHIAGEFREMDASSELKNKTFDTLRNHPSFYLFNHRGRVLFRSPEEEPSSACNQQAIPNPIRLRKLEHLH; from the exons ATGGCCTCGTCTTTTTGGAAAGGTGTCGTCGGTGTCGGACTTTTTGCCTTAGCCCACGCAGCCTTCTCAGCGGCACAGC ATCGGTCATACATGCGACTCACAGAGAAGGAAAACGAGACACTACCAATTGAT ATTGTACTACAGACCCTGTTATCGTTTGTGATGACCTGCTATGGGATTGTCCACATCGCTGGAGAGTTCAGGGAAATGGATGCCTCCTCAGAGCTGAAAAACAA AACTTTTGATACACTGAGGAACCATCCATCCTTTTACCTTTTCAATCACCGGGGCCGGGTGCTTTTCCGCTCGCCGGAAGAGGAGCCCTCCTCTGCATGCAACCAGCAAGCAATTCCCAACCCCATACGACTACGCAAGCTGGAGCATTTGCACTGA